Genomic DNA from Pseudodesulfovibrio senegalensis:
CATCCTGCCGCTGATCATGGGGTCCGTGTGGGTGACCCTTCTCTCCTCGATCATCGCCATCCCGCTGGGCGTGATGACCGCCGTGTATCTGGCGGAGATCGCGCCCGACAAGGTGCGTGAAGTGGTCAAGCCCATGGTCGAACTGCTGGCCTCGCTGCCTTCGGTGGTCATCGGCTTTTTCGGGCTTGCGGTGGTGGCGCCCATTCTGCTGGAGGTCTTTGACATCCGGTTTGGCGTGAACATGCTCAACGCGTCCATCATGCTCGCCTTCATGGCCGTGCCCACCATCACCTCCATTGCCGAGGACGCCGTGCATTCCGTGCCGGACGAACTCAAGGAAGGATCGCTGGCGCTGGGGGCCACGCATTTCGAGACCATCCGCCGGGTAATCCTGCCCGCGTCCCTTTCCGGGCTTTCCACGGCCGTGATTCTGGGCATGTCCCGTTCCATCGGCGAGACCATGGTCGTGCTCATGGTGGCGGGCGGCGCGGCACGCATACCCACATCCATTTTCGATCCGGTGCGTCCCATGCCCGCGAGCATTGCCGCGGAAATGGGTGAAACCAGCTTCGGACTCGAACGGCACTATTTCGCCCTGTTCGCCATCGCCATGGTGCTGTTCGTCATCACCTTTCTTTTCAACCTCCTTGCCGACCACATTGCGCACAAATACAAGCAGGTCGGCGCCGCCACCCTGTAAGGAGAGCGAGGAATGAGCCAAATGGTACACGATTCCATTGCCGATCAGATCACCGACGACACCGGGCTGAACACCCGGCGCAAGCTGACGCAGGAGTTCTGGTTTTTCCTGTTTCGCATGGCCGTGGTCATCAACGGGCTGGCCCTGTTCATCATCGTCGGCTACATGGTCTATTACGGCCTTCCCGCCATTTCGTGGGATTTTCTCACGGGCCTGCCCACCGAGGGCGGCCTTGCGGGCGGCATCCTGCCCTGCATCATGGGCACCTTCTACCTGAGCATGGGGTCCATGCTGCTGGCCCTGCCCATGGGCGTGGCCTCGGCCATCTATCTGCACGAATACGCGCGCCCCGGCCTGTTCATGCGCATCGTCCGGCTGGCCATCAACAACCTTGCGGGCGTTCCTTCCGTTGTTTTCGGCCTGTTCGGCATGGCCTTTTTCGTGGCCAGCCGCGATCTGGGCGGACTGGGCATGGGCGTTTCCATTGCCGCGGGTTCGCTCACCCTTGCCGTGCTCATCCTGCCGGTGATCATCGGCACCTCCGAAGAAGCGCTGCGCTCGGTGCCCGACACCTACCGCGAGGCATCGCTGGGGCTTGGGGCCACCAAGTGGCAGACCATCGTCAGGGTGGTGCTTCCGGCGGCCCTTCCCGGCGTATTGACCGGCTCCATCCTGTCCATCAGCCGCGCGGCGGGGGAAACCGCGGCCATCATGTTCACGGCCGCGGCCAGTTACAATCCCCGGCTGGCCGGTTCCATTTTCGACGAGGTCATGGCCCTGCCGTACCAGATATATTCCCTGTCCGTGTCCTCCACGGACCCGGAACGGACCCTGCCCCTGCAGTACGGCACCTCGCTGGTGCTCATCACGCTGGTGCTGGGCATGAACCTCATTGCCATCGTGCTGCGCAGCAAGCTGCGCAAGCGGCTGACCAAGTAGGCCGGGTCACGGTTTGAACGCATACGGGAAAGCCCCCTGTCCGCATTCCGGCGGGCAGGGGGCTTTCGTTGTTTGTTGTGTCGGCATCGCGCCGTGACCGCGGCGCCTGAGTCCCTAGGGCGCGGCAGTGCCGGCCTGTCCGCCCTGGTTGCGGATTCGCAGCATCTCCGAGACAACCTGGGCGGCCTGGGCGGCATAATGCTGCGCGGCAATCTTTTTGACAGCGGCGCGCTGTTCATCGTTTTCCGGTACGAAGTGCGGCCGCTTGTCCTCCACCAGCGTTGTCGAGGCGATGGCCTTGGTGCCGCTTTGGTCCAGATTGAGAAGCCACACGAAGTAGCGCACCTCGCGGTCGGAAGGGATTTGCAGCGTATAGGCCTTGGCCCTGTCCGAAGTGGCCTTGGAGATGACATACAGGGTGCCCGAGGTGATCACGTCGATAACCGGAAAGGCCGTGCCCACGCCGGGGGTCATGCCGCCGCTGCTGTAGTCCCACAGAAATTCGCTGGACCGGACCATGTAGCCGGAGTTTTCTCCCTCGCCACAGACGCGCAGGCCTGCATCTTCCAGGCCTTTCTTCAAAAGGGCGTTGTATTCTTCGGCGAGTTTCGGGTTGTGGAGGGTCTGGTCGGAACCCTGTTCCTTCAGGATATCGGTCCCCAGGGCGATGCAGCCGCAATCAACGGGCAGTGTCGCGGACGGTTTGGATTTGGTACAGGCGCACAGGCATAGCAGCAACACGGAAAACAGGAGTGTCTTTTTCATTGTTCCCCAACACTGAATGAATTGTTTGTAGCGAAAAGGTCCCATGAGGACGGCCATGACGGTATCCGGACAGATACAGCGTATCGTGCCGTTGTTCAATAATAGAAGGGTATGGTCGGGGATATTTCGTGGTTGTTTTGTTGCGCGTTGTGCCTACGTGCAGCGCCTCTGTCCCGGCGTCACGTCGCAGCAGGCCCCTTGTGCGCCGTCTTTCCCGGCTCCACAATGAAAAAGGCCGGGTGGGGAACCCGGCCTTGCCGCTTGTGAGAGAGCCGCTTCCCGCACGGCCTTTGGCCGAGGCGGGCTTGGAGGGGATTCGGCGGATGGGCTATCCGCCTTCTGATGCACGTTCGCAGGGATACCACGGCTCGTTCACCTTTCGGCCCGAACCGAGCAGCGTGATAACCTCGGGAAGCATGTTGGACACAAGCGGGGTGAAGGGCGTGTATTTGTATACGACCCGGACCTCCACCACCTGACACGGTTCGCCGGGGTTGCCCTCGACGCCGTCGCCGGTGGCCGAATGGTCGGGCCAGCTGCGCATGGTGATGATTTTCTGTCCGTTTTCAAGCGGATCGAGCATGGCGGACGTGGCCTCCACGATCCGCGTCTTGCGGGTGCCTTCCTCATAGCCCTGGCCGGTGGCCGCAAAGCGGGCTCCTTCCTGGGCCGCGCGCTGCACCGTGAGCCACGAGTAGCACAGGGCACCGCTTTCGATGACACCCATGATCAGCATGAACACGATGGGCAGCAGCAGGCCCACTTCCACGGCCGTGGCTCCGGCGCGGGAACCGGCGCTGCGTTCGTGGTCGTTGTGGCGTGAACGGTTCATTGTTGCCTCCTAGTTGAGCAAACGCCAGCCGAGGTGTCTGCCGATCTTCTTGAAAACGTCGTCGATGTCGTACACCGAAGGCGCATCGAAATAGTGGTCGTCCGTGCCCGGCTTGCTGGATGCGATCTGTTTCATGAGGGCCACGTCCGTGGTGTCCGAGTTGCCGAAGCGGATGGTAAAGATCTCGATGTCCGAATCCTTGGCCAGTTGGGCCTGTTCCAGCATGTCGCTGTTGAGCTGCCCGCCGTCTTCGCAGTGGGCCGAGTCCACGCCCATGCCGTAGTATGCGTTGGTCCAGTAGTTGTTGGGCTCGTAGCTCTGGGCATACCGGCCGCCGCAGCCGCCGTCCTCGTTGTCGCCGTCCGTGAGCAGGATCAGGATCTTTCTGTATTCTTCCGGGTCTCCGGCCTGCGGGTAGGGTGCGCCGGGGGTCAACATCAGGCGGCCCCATTTCATGCCCATGGGAATGATGGTGCCGGACCAGACGCCCTGGGCATCCATGCGGTTGAGGGTCTGGGTGATGGCGTACTTGTCCCCGGTCAGGCCATGGGACTTGGGAATGCCGGAGCATGTGTCCAGCGTGACCCAGTTGCGGTAGTAGTCGGGCAGGGCCCAGTACATGGGCATGAAGTCCTCGTGCATGCCCGTGTATTCGGAGCCGTCCCAGTTGCGGCATCCTGCGGGCAGGCCGTCCTGCACGTCGTCCTGCAGGCGCACGGTTCCCTTGAAGGGCACCAAGCCAACCTTGGAGCCGGGATCGGCGCCATCGGGCAGGATCAGGTCCACAAGGTTCAGGGCTGCGGCGCGCACCATGTTGATGGGCGTGCCTTTCATGGAACCGGAGTTGTCCACCACGAAAACCACCTCGAGCTTGTTGAAGCCCGCCGAGGCCTTGGCGGAAATCCATTTGTCCGTGATGCCGGCCACGCCCATGAGCAGGGTGGATACGTTGGCCTTGGCCAGCACGTTCACGCTGCGGATGTCGCTGCCTGAGGTGATGCTTTCCACTTCCGCGTCCGGATAGTTCTTTTCAAGCATGGCGTTGACTGCCGCAACCACGCGTCCGTTGCTCACGTCCGGGTCGTAGGGCAGTTCCAGGCTGCCTGCCAGTGCTGCCGAGTCCACGGCCGCCTGCAGTTTGGTCTTGGCCATGTACAGGTTGCCGAGGTCCACGGCCAGACCCACGGAAAGCACCAGGGCGCTGACGACCACGCCCATGAGGATGCTCACCGCACCGCTGCGGCTATTGCCGGGGCATGGTTGTCTGAGCCTTGAGAACGAACGGGTCGTTGCTGCCCGTGAGAAATTCGTATCCATCTTCGCCTCCGTTGAAGGGCGTGTATTGACAACTGACTATGACCGTGACTTCGGATTCCACCGTGTTGACCGTGGTGGTCAGGCTTTCCGGCGGAACATCGGATACCAGCGCCCGGACCAGCGAGGTCACGTCCGCGGATTCGCCTTCCATAAGTACCAGTCGCGCGCCTTCGCGGCTGGCCTCCTGCAGGGACGAATACATATGCATGGCGTTGGCCCCTTCCACGAGCATGAAAAGCAGCAGAAAAATGAATGGCAGCATCAGTGCCAGTTCGGTCGCGGCCATCCCGCTGCGTTTGGAGTCGTTTGTGTTCATGCCATTCTCCTTGCCAAGACCCTGTGCGGGTTTGTTCATTTCCATGATGGTATTGCAAAGCAATGGGCGTGCCAAAGAATCTGCCGTTCTGTATGTTTTATTAAAGTCCTTTATTTTCAACTATATGAACGAATGCAGTCGTCTGTGTGGTCCTGGCCCTGGCCAGCGATATGCACAGGGAAACGCATGGCTATCCATTTTTTGTGGATTCATGGCGGCGATTGGGGTATGCTGGAGCCGACATTGCAAAACCGGAGAATGGAACATGCCCATACGCGTGCTTGTTGTTGATGATGATGCCCCGTTTCAGGGGCTTTTGGTGGATGCCCTGACAGAACTGGGCTACGAGGTGGAAACCGCGTCCACGGCTGAAGAGGGCGTGGAAAAGGCCCGTGCCGGGCGTTTCGATCTTGCCCTGCACGACGTGAAGTTGCCGGGCATGTCCGGCATCGAGGCGCTGCCGCATCTGGCCGATGCCGCGCCGACCATGGATGTGATCGTCATGACCGGATACGCCACCAAGGGCTCGGGCGTGGAGGCCATGAAGCGGGGCGCCTACGACTATTTCACCAAGCCGTTCAGTATTTCCGAGATGGACGTCGTCATTCGGCGCGCTTTGGAAAAACGCAAGCTTGAACAGGAGCTTGAGACACTCAAGCGCAATCTGCGCGTGGACAGCCCGCTGGGGAACATCATCGGGCAGAGCCGCCCCATGCAACTGGTCAAGGAGCGCATCGAACGCGTGGCCGAACTGGATGCGGACGTGCTGGTGGTGGGCGAGACCGGCACGGGCAAGGAACTGGTTTCCGACACCATTCATGCCCTGAGTGCCCGTGCTTCCGGGCCGTTCGTCAAGCTCAACTGCGCGGCCATTCCCGAAAACCTGTTGGAAAGCGAATTGTTCGGCCATGAAAAGGGCGCGTTCACCGGGGCCAACGCCGTGAAGAAGGGTAGGTTCGAGCAGGCGCGCGGCGGCACCATTCTGCTGGACGAAATCGGCGACATGCCCTTGCATTTGCAGCCGAAACTGCTGCGCGCCGTGGAACAGAAACAGGTGGAGCGTCTGGGGGGCATGGCGCCCATATCCTTTGATGTACGCATCATAGCCGCCACCAACCGGGAACTGGAAAAACGTGTGGCCGAAGGCGAGTTTCGCTCCGACCTTTTCTACCGCCTGAACATCGCCACCATCGCCCTGCCCGCCCTGCGCGAACGCATGGACGACCTGCCTCAGCTGGCCGAGCGGTTCATCCAGCGCGCCAACCGCAGGCTGGGCACGGACATAGCCGGCATTTCGCCTGAGGCCATGGGCATCATGATGGCCTATGACTGGCCCGGCAACGTGCGCCAGCTGGCCAACGCCGTGGAGCGCGCCGCCATATTCTGCAAGGGCAGCCACATCACGCCCGCCGAGGTGGACCTGGCCTTTTCCCGTGCCGTGCCGCAGGGCGGGGTGCAGGGCGTTCCCGTGGCGCTGGACCCGGATACCACGCTCAAGCAGGCCATGCAGGATTATGAGCGCACCCTTATCAGCGAGGCCATGACCCGCACGGGCGGCGTGCAGACCGAGGCCGCGGCCCTGCTGGGCATCTCTCCCAAGAACCTCTGGAACAAGATCCGCAAGCATGGTCTGGACCCCATGGAGTTTGTTCAGACCTGATCTATTTTTTATAGACCGACCTTATATCCTGAAATAATTGACGATTATTGTGAACAGCCTCGCAGGGTTTGCTGCGAGGCTGTCCATTTTTTATGGATTATCGCGTTCGTTCATGTTCACAACGTTTGTGCTGCATGAGCGGATAATTATTTTTTACTCCAATTATTTCAGAATGATAAAAAAGAAAAATGAGCGTTTTTGAGCCAATGGCACGGTGGTTGCTCAATGAAGGGCATGCTCTTGGTAGGGCATGTTTGAGGAAGGGGAGACATCGGCGGGAAAAAACGAACAGTTCGGTTTTTACCGGAAGGAGAAAAGACAATGATCAGGACCAAGCAACTCATTTGCGACGAAGATGGTGCAACCGCTCTGGAATACGGCCTGATCGCCGCCTTGATCGCCGCCGCCATCGTGACCGCGGTCACCGCGCTCGGCACCAACGTGGCCGGTACGTTCAACGGCATTGCTTCCAAGATGACCGTGACCCCGTAAATTTTTTCGCAACCATTTTTTCAGCAAGGAGAAAGACAATGACCAAGATGATGCAGCTCATCCGCAGTGACGAAGGCGCAACCGCTCTGGAATACGGCCTGATCGCCGCCCTGATCGCCGCCGCCATCGTGACCGCGGTCACCGCGCTCGGCACCAACGTTTCCGGCACGTTCAACGGCATCGCTTCCAAGATGACCGTGACCCCGTAAATCTTTTCGCAACCATTTTTTCAGCAAGGAGAAAGACAATGACCAAGATGATGCAGCTTATCCGTAATGACGAAGGCGCAACCGCTCTGGAATACGGCCTGATCGCCGCCCTGATCGCCGCCGCCATCGTGACCGCAGTCACCGCACTCGGCACCAACGTTTCCGGCACGTTCAACGGCATCGCATCCAAGATGACCGTGACTCCGTAGCAACGGAAACCAAACGTTTCGGCCGGTTCCGGGGCGGAGGGAGGGAAAGCCCGCCGCCCCGGCCCCGTCTTCGAAAGGAGACGGACCCGGCATCACATGTCAGGTATTCGGGGGAGAACCATGGACATTGCCGCCGCCATCACGCTTCTGGCCGCCCTGGCCATAGCCGTCATCACTGATCTGCGCAGCCAGCGCATTCCCAACTGGCTCACGTTTCCGCTCATGCTTTCCGGTCTTGTCGCCCATGCCGTGGCGAACGGGCTGGACGGGCTGCTCTTTGCCTCGGCCGGGTTCGGACTCGGGCTGGGCGTCATGCTGGTTCCGTTTCTGCTGGGCATGATGGGCGCGGGCGATGTCAAGCTCATGGCCGGCGTGGGCGCGTGGCTCGGTGCGAGCACGGCGTTCGCGGCATTCATTTTCACCTGTCTCGTCGGCGGGGTCTATGCCCTGGTGGTTTTGCTCAGGCATATGGATCACCTCAAGGCCGTGCTGGCGAACTTCCGCGCTTCGGTGTTCATTCTCCTGTCCTCCCACCGGTTCGAATACGTTCCCGTGAAGTCCGAAAGGGTTCTGCCCCGGCTGTGCTACGGCGTGGCCATTGCCGCAGGGACCCTGGCATCCATGGGGCTGGCCTTTCATCGCACCGGACTGTTTTACGCCCCGTAGGGCAAGGAGAATCCCATGAGCCGATCTTCTCGCGCAATCATCCAGATAGGCCTTGCCCTCGTGCTTTCGCTGGTGGCGGCCACACTCATCTTCCGCTGGATGAGCAGTCGTCCGGTCAAGCAGGCCGCCGTACCCACAGTGCCCGTGGTGGTGGCCAAGATGCCCATCAAGAAAGGCAGCAAGATCCCCGAGGAGTCCCTTGTCGTGCGTCAGTACGCGCAGGAAGCGGAACCTGCGGGCGCTGTTGGCGATTTCGAGGGGCTGGTTGGCCGCACCGTGGCCATGGACGTGGGCGTGAACGAACCCGTGACCCGTTCCAAGCTGGTGGGCGACAAGCCCATCGGCGGCATCAGCGCCATGATCGCCCCCGGCAAGCGGGCCATGGCCGTCAAAGGCAACATGGTCATGGGGCTTTCCGGTTTCGTGCACCCGGGTGACCGCGTGGACGTGCTGGTTTCGCTCACCGAGGGACGCGAGGAAAAGCCCGTGACCAAGATGGTGCTGGAGTGGGTCAAGGTGCTGGCCACCGGAACCCAGCTGGACACGCCCACCGAGGAAGGCGTGACCGCGTCCGTGGACGTGTACACGTTGGAACTCTCGCCGCAGGAAAGTGAACGTCTGGCATTGGCCTCCACCCGCGGCACCCTGCATTTTGCCCTGCGCAATCTGGTGGACAACGCCACGGTGCTCACGCACGGGGAAACGCCCAAGTCGGCATTGGCCGCATTCCGGCCCAAGCCCAAGCCCAAAAAACGGGTCCGGGGCAAAAAGCAGGTCAGTGTGCAGGTCATCTCCGGCGCGGACGCCACCAAGGTCAAGTTTTAGGGGGGAGCGCAACAATGAAGACTTCATATGCAATACGAATCCTGACCGTGGCGCTGTGCGCACTGCTGTGTTCGGGCGTGGCCCGGGCCGGGGAGCGCGTGGATTCGGACGCGGCCAAGGTCGTGCGCGTGGTGGCCGGGAAATCCGTGGTGCTGAACACGGACAGGCCCGTGACCCGCGTGTCCATCGCCGATCCGGAAACCGCCGGGATGCTGCTGCTTTCGCCCCGGCAGATTTATCTGACCGGCAAGGAATTCGGCACCACCTCCCTGACCCTGTGGGACGGCCCCGGCGTCATGGACGTGTACGACGTGCAGGTCATCCCGGACGTGACCGGACTCAAGCGCATGCTGCACGAGCTTCTGCCGTCCGAGGACCGCATCAAGGTCATGGCCAATGCCGAGAACATCACACTGGCCGGAACCGTGACCGACGCGGCCAGCCTGACCGCGGCCCTGAACCTTGCCGAGACCGTGGCCCCGGAAAAGGTGGTCAACCTCATGCGCATGGACGGGGTGCAGCAGGTCATGCTGGAGGTCCGCGTGGCCGAAATGACCCGCACGGCCCTGCAGCGCATGGGTGTGAACTTCGAGGCCTGGACCGACGATTTCCTGTTCTATTCGTTCCTGAACAACCTGACCAGCTTCAACAACGACGGAACGCTCATCCAGCTCACCGACCGCATCAACAGCGTCATGCGCTACAACGGTTCCGGCAACATCGGCATGAACGCGTTTCTGGACGCGCTCAAGGCCCATGGCCTTGCCCGGGTGCTGGCCGAGCCGAACCTCATCTGCGTAAGCGGCGAAACAGCCAATTTCCTTGCGGGCGGCGAGGTGCCCATTCCCATCCCCCAGTCCTTCGGCACCGTGGCCATCGAGTTCAAGCCCTTTGGCGTGGGTCTCAAGTTCACGCCCACGGTCATGAGCGCCGGGGCCATCAACCTGCAGGTGGCGCCCGAAGTTTCGGATCTGGATTATTCCCGAGCCCTGCGCTTTGACGGATACGAAATTCCGGCCATTTCCACGCGCCGGGCCACAACCGTGGTGGAACTGGCCGACGGCCAGAGTTTCGCCATTGCCGGCCTGATCAGCGAATCCCTCAAGGAAAACAACCAGCGCTTTCCGGTGCTGGGCGATGTTCCGATCCTCGGAAGCCTGTTCCGCAGCTCGGATTATCAGGAAGACAAGACCGAATTGGTGATCATCGTCACCGCGCATCTGGTCAAGCCGCTGGACACGGACCAGCAGTCCCTGCCCACGGACGGGTTCCGCAAGCCCGACGATTACGAATTCTACCTGCTGGGCCTTTTGGAAGGGAAGGACTCGGCTTCCGGGTCGGACCCGCGCATGTTCCCGCCCCGGGAAAAGGTTTCGTCCGGCAGCGTTGTGCGGCCCGAGTCCGGATTTGACGGCGACGTGGGCCACGCATGGCCCAAATAAGGAGGACGCAATGACAACCAGACTGATGACCTTGACCATATTGTCGCTTTTCCTGGCCTCGGGCGGTTGTTCCATCGCCCAGGTGCAGCATGAGGAATCCACGCCCCGTTTCGGTTCTTCCGTGAAGATGGCCGTGCAGGACCAGACCCTCAACCCCCTGCCTGCGGGCACCGAGCCCGTGCGCGGCATGGACGGCAAATACACGCAGGCCGTGGTGGAAAAGTACCAGAGCGGCCCCAAGCCCGAAACCAAGAGCACGAACACCTCGGTGGCAGACATCATCATAGGGGGCAAGTGATGCGTTTTTCCGAGCCCCACGTGAACTGCTGGCGCGAGCTGCTGCTTATGCTGCTCATGACCGCGGTGCTCATGGCCGACATATTTGTCTTCGACAGTTTCAGCGCGGACCCCGGTCCGGCCCGACCCCGGTCCGAAGCCACTGCCGCGCGGTAGGAGAATCGTGATGGATAGCCGTATCATTCCCGTGACCCTGGCCCTTGCGGACCCGGAACAGCAAAAGCACATGCAGGCCATGATCGAGTCCATGCCCGCCGTGCGGTTGCAGCCCGAGGACGCCGAAACCATGGGCGTGCTGGTCTATGAGCCCGGCCCGAGCGTGAACGAGGACCTGCCGCATATCCTTCAGGCGTTGGAATCCGGGCAGGCCGAAGACGTGTATCTGGCCGGGGCTGCGCCGGACCCGGACCTGCTGATCCGGGCCATGCGGCACGGCATTCGAGAATTTCTGCGTTATCCGGTGGCACAGGACGATTTCCGCGCAGCGCTCATGCGCACGGCCATGCGCGCCAATCTGGAATCCGATGGATCGCGCGGTCGCATCGTCACGGTGCTGGGCGCCAAGCCCGGCATGGGCGTGACCACCATGGCCGTGAATCTGGCCGTGGCCGCCAACCGGGCCGCCCCCGGAAGCGTGGCCCTGCTGGATTTGCGCCAGCCCGCGGGGGACGCGCCCCTGTTCCTGGACCTTGCTCCCGAATACACCTGGGGCGATCTGGTGGGCGACATCACCCGGCTGGACGCCACCTATCTGCGCAGCGTCATGGCCGAGCACGAGTCCGGCCTGCATGTGCTGCCCGCGCCGCAGGACGCGACCCTGCCCGACGACCATGAATTGTACATGATTCTGGAACACCTGCGGCAGGCCTATGATCTGGTGGTGGTGGACGCCTCCATTTCGGAGATGGACGAACTGCCCAAGGAAGTGGAGCTGGCCGACTCGCTGCTGCTGGTCACGGAACTGGGCATGCCCGCCCTGTCGCGCACGGCCCGCGTGCTCAAGCGGTTGCGCTCGCTGGACCCGGACGCGCAGCGCCGCGTTCGGCTGGTGGTCAACCGCCATCTTCCGGATTCGGGGGTGGACGTTGGCGAAGCCGAAGCCGTGCTGGACACCAACGTGGCCTGGGCCGTTCCCCATGATTATCCGGCCGCGCTTTCGGCCATGAATCAGGGCGTGCCCATGGTGGACGCGGCACCCAGGTCCGCAGCCTCGCGCATGCTGGAACGCATGGCCGCAGAACTGGCACCGAATGCGGATGCGCCGCGCAAGCAGGCCTTTTCCCTCAGGGGACTCGTGGACCGTGTGCTCAGGCGTGGCGGCGACACGGCAACGGCCCCGGAGCGCACTCCTGAAACCGTGAGGGCAGGATCATGAATCTTGCCGAACGGTTGAACCGCAATCAGGCCAAGGCCAGGGTGCAGACGCGTCCCGCGCGCGAAGCTGAAGCGCGCGAGGAAAACAGCGAGTACTATTTCGACATCAAGACCCGTATCCATGCCCGGCTCATCGACCTTTTGGACCTGACCGTGCTGGACCGCCTTTCCGAAGAGGAAACCAAGGCGGAGATAGCCAGCGCCACCGAAGGATTGCTTTGGGAAGAATTCCAGAGCGCCCCGTTGAACATGGCCGAGCGCAAGCGCATGCTCTCCGAGATTCAGGACGAGGTCATCGGGTTGGGTCCGCTGGAGCCGTTCGTCAAGGACGACACGGTCAACGACATTCTGGTCAACGGCTACAAGCAGATTTTCGTGGAGCGCAAGGGCAAGCTGCAACTGACCAAGGCCCGGTTCCGCGACGACGACCACCTGCGCAAGATCATCGACCGCATCGTCTCTCGGGTGGGACGGCGCATCGATGAATCCCAGCCCATGGTGGACGCCCGCCTGCTGGACGGTTCCCGCGTCAACGCCATCATTCCGCCGCTGGCTCTGGACGGCCCGTCCCTGTCCATACGCAAGTTTTCCAAGGACCCTCTCGAAGTGCGCGACCTGATCGGGTTCGGCGCGTTCACCGATGAAATGGCCATGGTCTTCGACGGCATCGTCAAGTGCCGGCTGAACGTGATCATTTCCGGCGGTACGGGCTCGGGCAAGACCACGCTGCTCAACTGCCTCTCGCGCTTCATCCCCGAGGACGAGCGCATCGTGACCATCGAGGACGCGGCCGAATTGCAGATGAAGCAGGAGCACGTGGTGCGGCTTGA
This window encodes:
- a CDS encoding type II and III secretion system protein family protein, which gives rise to MKTSYAIRILTVALCALLCSGVARAGERVDSDAAKVVRVVAGKSVVLNTDRPVTRVSIADPETAGMLLLSPRQIYLTGKEFGTTSLTLWDGPGVMDVYDVQVIPDVTGLKRMLHELLPSEDRIKVMANAENITLAGTVTDAASLTAALNLAETVAPEKVVNLMRMDGVQQVMLEVRVAEMTRTALQRMGVNFEAWTDDFLFYSFLNNLTSFNNDGTLIQLTDRINSVMRYNGSGNIGMNAFLDALKAHGLARVLAEPNLICVSGETANFLAGGEVPIPIPQSFGTVAIEFKPFGVGLKFTPTVMSAGAINLQVAPEVSDLDYSRALRFDGYEIPAISTRRATTVVELADGQSFAIAGLISESLKENNQRFPVLGDVPILGSLFRSSDYQEDKTELVIIVTAHLVKPLDTDQQSLPTDGFRKPDDYEFYLLGLLEGKDSASGSDPRMFPPREKVSSGSVVRPESGFDGDVGHAWPK
- a CDS encoding CpaF family protein, yielding MNLAERLNRNQAKARVQTRPAREAEAREENSEYYFDIKTRIHARLIDLLDLTVLDRLSEEETKAEIASATEGLLWEEFQSAPLNMAERKRMLSEIQDEVIGLGPLEPFVKDDTVNDILVNGYKQIFVERKGKLQLTKARFRDDDHLRKIIDRIVSRVGRRIDESQPMVDARLLDGSRVNAIIPPLALDGPSLSIRKFSKDPLEVRDLIGFGAFTDEMAMVFDGIVKCRLNVIISGGTGSGKTTLLNCLSRFIPEDERIVTIEDAAELQMKQEHVVRLETRPANIEGKGEISQRELVKNCLRMRPDRIIVGEVRSAEALDMLQAMNTGHDGSLTTIHANSPRDCLMRLETMVSMAGLNISDVSLKRYISSAVDVIIQATRLVDGTRKVISVQEVTGMEGEIITMQEIFAFEQTGVDSKGMVVGDFMGRGIRPKFSEKLNRMGTPFPPDIFEARKLG
- a CDS encoding AAA family ATPase codes for the protein MDSRIIPVTLALADPEQQKHMQAMIESMPAVRLQPEDAETMGVLVYEPGPSVNEDLPHILQALESGQAEDVYLAGAAPDPDLLIRAMRHGIREFLRYPVAQDDFRAALMRTAMRANLESDGSRGRIVTVLGAKPGMGVTTMAVNLAVAANRAAPGSVALLDLRQPAGDAPLFLDLAPEYTWGDLVGDITRLDATYLRSVMAEHESGLHVLPAPQDATLPDDHELYMILEHLRQAYDLVVVDASISEMDELPKEVELADSLLLVTELGMPALSRTARVLKRLRSLDPDAQRRVRLVVNRHLPDSGVDVGEAEAVLDTNVAWAVPHDYPAALSAMNQGVPMVDAAPRSAASRMLERMAAELAPNADAPRKQAFSLRGLVDRVLRRGGDTATAPERTPETVRAGS